Part of the Vigna unguiculata cultivar IT97K-499-35 chromosome 3, ASM411807v1, whole genome shotgun sequence genome, ACTACCATcattaagaaaacaaattgtCAAGCTCTCAAAGAAAGGATACCTTAGTGGTGGCACAAAACTTGGATGCTTTTAGGTTTCAGATTCCAGATTCCATATACATAGTACGTGGAGGAATAAACAAGCTTGAAATGGACAAATACACAGCTTTCAGTTTTgcaattcatgaatcatatcCATCACAAGTAAAGTGAAAAGGGTGCATGGCCAAAACCAAGAAGAATACAAAACAGGCCACTTTCACATTAATGGAAGCACAAAGTGATCTGTTCACCGTCCTTTTATGTTAAGAGAGACACATCACATGGTTTTGGTGTCCTCTTCATGTTTTAAGTGTCACATCAACAGTTCCCAAGATGTTTAGATGTCAAAAAGCTTGATAAGTCCAACACTCAAATTTCCTTTATTATCCTCCACTTAATCTACATAACTGATAAGGTTTAGCAGTGAAGTATAATATTTACCTTTACCTGTCAAGTAAACTCTTGGTCATATATACATTATACATGCTCCCAATGATCAAAGTCAAGAGTAAAAGAAAGTAACATAATTATCCTGAGATAGGGAAAGCGAGTTATCTTCACTCTTCATAGAGTTATCTTCACTCTTCATACGATGAGCTTCTAAAAGATCAAGTAATCAATATATTGTAGATAGCACATTGACAATGACAAGATGCCATATAGTTACATGTTTAGCTTATAAATGGTCCTAAGCAgcaaaaacatgaaaacaaaaacaaaaggcTTACAAGTAGCCTATAAACTACAACTAGGAAGTACTTCCCATTCCCACCATTGACAAAGGGTGGAGAAGGAGTAATAATACAAGTGAGAGAAGAGATTCATAGTATTGACTGTCATATCATTAATAGTTTAAAGAACCCACAGTTGTTATCCCAGTGCTAATACTTCTTGGGTCCTCATGGCCTGCATAGTCATCACACATGCCACTAGAGAGCCTCTGGATTGGTACTGAGTTAAGAAGCTCTAGACCATTGTTGCCCATTTGCTGCACTTCCTGAGGGGAAAGTATCTTGATGCACCCTACACTATTTACAAATTCCCTGTTACACCAAaacatgtatgaaattaaaGGTGTGAGAAGAGAACCTGGTCAATCGGTCATTTGCTCTATCACAAAAATTAAAGAGAAGAAATGAAATCCAGAATATACAAGCTATCACCACTAAGGATAAAAACACATGGTAAACAATGAAAATTATCTACACACATATTCTTAAGTGCCATAGGATTTCAtttggaaagaaaagaaaccaAGAATACTTACGGCCATGGGCCATCACCGAGGAGAAGAACATCATTCTCTTGGTCGACGAATACAAGCTGCCAGCCTGATCTCACAGGGTCCTCCAACTCACCTTCAAGGCCAAACATGCGAGCAAGCTCACCGCGTAGCTCATGGTAGCTGGTGAATTTCGTAATATCTAATGATCTTCCGAAGGACCCCGATTTGTAAACctgtcaaaaaaatatatatgcaaaATAAAAGTCAAGACTATTAATAGGCCACTTTTATTGTGAACCACAAAAACATAGCAAGAGAAAAATGTAAAACATTTAAATGTGAAGAAAATACAACCACAGGAAAAACTCACCTTCACAAAGGTTTTGATCGGTGGGTTTCCTTGCCCTCCATTTTCTGAGGTTTGCAGGAAGCCCGAATCACCAATATTGTGTGTCATTCCAGGATTCATTGAAGAATCAGTGCTTGGGGTGTTCAGGTAATTAGATGATTGGAAAGGTATAGTTGGTGGGCCACAGTTGCTGCTAACTCCCTTGAGGCTTGACAACCCATTATGCATTAGCAGTGATGAGGGCTCTATATTAACTCCAAACAAAAGATGATTTTGCGGATCAGTGCTTCCTTCTATAGCACACTCCCTACTAGGAAAGGGTGGCAATGTAATTGCATTTTGAGCCATGGTACTCTGTGGTTGCCCCAACTGTTCCACTTGAGGCAGAACACATTGAGATGCCCCAGAATGAAGGAGAGGATCCACTGCAACACGTTTGGAGGGTGGCCATGCAGTTGAAGGTTGAACAGGAACCCATGATGTTCTAGGAAGATTGAGAAGGTGAGATGTTTCATCCTGGGGAAATGAACCCAAAATACTATGCAGGGGAGAAACAATAGCATTAGTCACAGGGTTCCCGTTTGAATCAGAAAAACTCTGCTGATGTCCCAGTGAAGAGATAGCTTGCATGGGCGGCGATTGGGATTGAGGTGCTGAAACAAACTGAGACATTGAAGAGACAGCACTTGAAATCTGCTGATGATCAACCACTTGTTGCTGCTGCAGCTGCTGTTGTTGCTGTTGTGGTTGTTGTGATTGTTGCTGCTGTGGTTGTTGTGattgttgctgttgttgttgctgctgtAGAAGATGATGCTGATTCTGATTATTGAATGAATGCTGATGCTGCAAATGCTGCTGAAAATGTGTTATACTTTGAGCCTGAGATTGAGATGGATGTGGTATTTCTTGACTATTTGGAAACGATTGCTGAGACTGAGACTGCTGCAAGATCTGAGTCTGCACTGAGGGAGAAGTCCTATTCAGGAAGTTCTGTGGTTGCTGAAATTGAAGTAAGGAAGTAGGATGTTGTTTGGAAGGATCTGAAGTCCACATATCCTGAAGTGCAGCGGCGGCCATAGCTTGGTATACGTCTGTTTGATAATTCACCATTGAGGGATCAAGCCTTGGCTGCATCCAAGGACTAACACCAATCCCCGGAAAATTAAGAGATGGAAGACCTCTGTCTGTGTCTCGAAGCCACATTAGTGAAGAATTTAAACCAAAATCATCATCCTTCAAACCTGCTACAATCCATAGGGGAGAGTCAATCCGTTGATACATAAATGAAATTGACTTAGAAATGTAAAACTGCCTTTTAAGTTGAAAATAAATCAGGTCATCACACAGTGCACTAATATTTGGCAAGAAGCATACCATGGAATGAAGGCATTCCTGGAGGCCATGGTCTCTTGAGCCTAAGGGGGAATGGAGATGGATACATTGGAAATGTTGTTAATGGCTCAATTTCCCACAAAGACACCCGTGGTTGCCTCTCTCCTGCTGTGGATTCATCCCAGCCAACCTGCATCTCAAGAAAAAACCATTTTTAAAATCCTTCCTCAACCCCTAATGAGACAAACTGTTTTTTAAGCAAGATATTATcgatttttttataactatatcACATAAATGAGATATCTCATAAATTCTAGACAAACCTTGACTGAGCGCCAATGGGAATTTGGCCATCGAACAGAGTCCAGGTCACTAATGCCAGTTATTGTACCCATGTATCTGCGTGAACATGTAGATATACAAATTAGTACCAACACGTATGAACACAAGTCTACAAATGGATTGACCATGTTAATGTCAATGAGAATTATTTAGCAACTTTATACATAATACAGCTTTTTGAGGGTCAAAATAATCATTCATTTGTATTCATGTTTCCACTTCATCTCATTATAACAAATTATAGACGATCATTGAAAAACACAAAACGAAGGAAAAGTGATGTCAAAGCAATTGATTTACGCCATCTCTGAATACATGAACTATATATGTATGCACTGCATTTGATTTAAGTATCAATAAAGAATCAAACTTTATAATGCCATTCACCTATATTTCATGTTATTGAAAACAAGATATGAATTCCAACTTATTTTAGAGAAAATCTTATGTACATAGCAACAGTTAGAATAAAGCTCCACATCAAGTTCTTTATTGGAATAAGAACACAATGAAAATCATTAATCTAATATTTATGACGTAAATGCATAGTCAACAGATTAATCTCTTTTATAGCTCCTAGCCTCGTAATTCAGCTCCCTAATTATGTGTACATAGGTATGAGCAACTAAAAGCACTTCAAAAGAGAAAAGCATAGTCATTGATAACAAGCCAAGTTTTTCTACAAATATAGGTTGCAGCTTATGCTTAttgaaattttacaaatttaaaccatgtatgattttttaaaatcatattgCATACTAATCTACATTACCAGAATATAGAAAATAACAAAGCAAAGCAATTCATCTATCATTTCAAGTAAGTTATATAAACATACCGCCGAACACTGGATTCCTCTGTTTCAAACAGCATCCTGAAGCGCATACCGACAGAAACCCGAGTATGATATACGGCTTTAACATACTTTGCTAAAGGTATGACAAATTCTGATGGGCTAGCTCTGAattcaaaagaaagaaagaaaattgtcAATTTAAGTAAATATATCACGACATGAAAGTCTACAAATGTATGGCAGTTGTACCGTGGGTTATAAAAGATGGTGAAACGACTATTAGTTGCAGCTGCATGAGCTGCTGCAGCAAGAAGCCCCAAGTGCATACTATCACTTGACAAGACTGATGAAGGCATCACAGGTTGAGGACGATTAGCACGCCGAATGCCAAGAAGCAATTGATTCTTTTCATTCCTGTTGAAGAAAATACACTTCAATTAGACCAATTATcagataattaataataaaagtaactatGCTCAGCATAATATCATTCAAGTCTGGATTAAAAAGCAAGTAGCTAGAAAAATTTATGAAGCAACAACTCCCATAAAGCCTGAACCATCAGAATAATCAGGAAGGCCATATGTCAATGGAAACTCAATTAAGGATCCCTGGCTCGAAATAGAAACTgatcaaaatattataagacaTGAAACATATTATTGTTATGATATACAAAGAACAGAAATTAGTTAAGATAGCTAGAATATCATTTAGTTATTTGAGGTGTTAGTTAGATATAAGTAGGGGAAGGAGAGGAGAGAAAAGGATGTTAATTTTATAGATTGTGATTAGCTCTTTGTAAAGGGGAAACCCATCAAGGATAGAGTGCTCTCCTATTTCTTGTTCTTTTCATCCTACTCAATAaatctttctttatcttttcaacTCTGGGTTCCTAACAAATTGGTCTGACCTAATGGGTCTTTGAGGGAGAGCCGgtatcaaaagatgaaggaagCACAAATTTTGGTCATAGGGAAGCTTCCAGCATTTTTGGGGCCAGATCCAATTGGTTGGATTGCAAGGGCTGGAAAATTCTTTGAAGTGCAATATATTCTTTCATTTGGTAAGATGCAGTGCATTCATAAACATGGATGGCATGACAACGCTTTGGTTCTATAATTGGTGTCAAGATAACACATATTCAGATTGGGAATCAATTTCCACAGCTTTGAAAAAAAGATTCAAAGATAGCTATTGTAGCCACATCTTTGAAAGATTGACTGCCATGAATCAAGTGCAAACTGAGATGGAATCTTTGAGTGAAGAAGGTGATTCACATTTGACTGACCAAGACAAAATAGCATTGAGGGAAGTGGGTCAAAATGCTTTAAAGCAGAAGCAAGTTCTTGGACAAGAAAGGTGGAACTACCCATATTTGATGGAAGTATATAGAAGGGAAACTGATTGAAAGAGTGGCATTTTTAAGTGTAATGGTAATCCATTGCAATTCTTGAATCAGAAAGCAGAAGTAAAGAAGGTTCTGTAATCAAGAACCACACCGTTTGTAGTGCATAAGAAACCAAATATGAAGTGATATTAGCAAGAGAAACAAAGATTATgatgaagaaagaagtgaaTGCATCAATAAAGAGAGTGAAAATTATGGGCTGTAAAGATAATTTGTTGATATCCTAATTGTGAGTCAACCAATAAGGAAGCTGAAGGTGGAGTTGCAACCAAGCATCATTTTTTTCCCAAATTCAGATTTCCATAATATGAATCAGTAACAGTTGTTGGACCAAGATTATATGCTGTACAGATAAGTTGCTTGATATCCTAATTGTGAGTAAGGAAGTTGAAGGTGGAATTGCAACGAAGAatcatttttttccaaaattcaGATTTCCATAATATGAATCAGTAATAGTTTTTGGACCAAGATTTGATAATGAAGGTGGTTGGTGAGAACATCAATGGCATTGGAATATTGGAATTTCAACTTACTAGTTGAAATTCACCAACTTGGTAATGGAGCCAAAGCAGAAGGAAGGTTCAGAAGCTGTTATACAAAATCCAGCAAAATCCCCACCACCACCCAAGCCTCGAATTTTCTTGCAGTTGCCAGTGGTTCACCTCCTATGGCAGGAACGTATCAATGCTTTCAGGAAGGGAAATGAAGATCATGGTCATGAAGATTAGCCATCGGATTAAGTTCAATTAGGAGGACTGTGTTGCTAGGATATAAGGGAGAagcaaaattaattaagaattataatattaatgagTTGGTTAGTTGAGGTGTTAGTTAGATATAAATAGGGGAAGAAGAAGACAAGAGAAAATGATGTTAATTTCATAGATTGAGCATTAGCTCCTTGTGAAGAGGAAACCCCCTTGGAGGAGAGAGTGCTCCCTTATTTATTGTTCTTTTCATTCTATTCAATcaaaatgtttctttttctttctcatttcaATAACacacatcaataaaaaaaatactatattctTTTGAATGGCCAAATAACATAAGAATAATGTAGCTTGGTTCAGGGAGGCAAATGAGTCAACCAAACATCACTGTCAAATGCCAATTTCAACACATGATAAAAAACTTGGAAAGAGAGGAGCAATAAATTACTTACCAGATAAAAAGAACTGAATCACCAGCAACAAGTCTTTTAGCACTCACAAAGACACTCCATCCGGTTGTAAGCAGATGCCTTTTAGGCTGACCTGCAGAAGGAAAACACCAAATTCAAACATTACAAATGTAAAGAGAACATGCTTTTAGCAACAGACAAGAAACAAACAACAGAATAAGAAACATActgaagtaaaaatatattaattatttaaag contains:
- the LOC114176727 gene encoding auxin response factor 6-like isoform X2 yields the protein MKHSSAGFSSPPQEGEKRVLDSELWHACAGPLVSLPAVGSRVVYFPQGHSEQVAVSTNREVDGHIPNYPSLPPQLICQLHNVTMHADTETDEVYAQMTLQPLSPQEQKEAYLPAELGTPSKQPTNYFCKILTASDTSTHGGFSVPRRAAEKVFPPLDFSQQPPAQELIARDLHGNEWKFRHIFRGQPKRHLLTTGWSVFVSAKRLVAGDSVLFIWNEKNQLLLGIRRANRPQPVMPSSVLSSDSMHLGLLAAAAHAAATNSRFTIFYNPRASPSEFVIPLAKYVKAVYHTRVSVGMRFRMLFETEESSVRRYMGTITGISDLDSVRWPNSHWRSVKVGWDESTAGERQPRVSLWEIEPLTTFPMYPSPFPLRLKRPWPPGMPSFHGLKDDDFGLNSSLMWLRDTDRGLPSLNFPGIGVSPWMQPRLDPSMVNYQTDVYQAMAAAALQDMWTSDPSKQHPTSLLQFQQPQNFLNRTSPSVQTQILQQSQSQQSFPNSQEIPHPSQSQAQSITHFQQHLQHQHSFNNQNQHHLLQQQQQQQQSQQPQQQQSQQPQQQQQQLQQQQVVDHQQISSAVSSMSQFVSAPQSQSPPMQAISSLGHQQSFSDSNGNPVTNAIVSPLHSILGSFPQDETSHLLNLPRTSWVPVQPSTAWPPSKRVAVDPLLHSGASQCVLPQVEQLGQPQSTMAQNAITLPPFPSRECAIEGSTDPQNHLLFGVNIEPSSLLMHNGLSSLKGVSSNCGPPTIPFQSSNYLNTPSTDSSMNPGMTHNIGDSGFLQTSENGGQGNPPIKTFVKVYKSGSFGRSLDITKFTSYHELRGELARMFGLEGELEDPVRSGWQLVFVDQENDVLLLGDGPWPEFVNSVGCIKILSPQEVQQMGNNGLELLNSVPIQRLSSGMCDDYAGHEDPRSISTGITTVGSLNY
- the LOC114176727 gene encoding auxin response factor 6-like isoform X1; this translates as MKHSSAGFSSPPQEGEKRVLDSELWHACAGPLVSLPAVGSRVVYFPQGHSEQVAVSTNREVDGHIPNYPSLPPQLICQLHNVTMHADTETDEVYAQMTLQPLSPQEQKEAYLPAELGTPSKQPTNYFCKILTASDTSTHGGFSVPRRAAEKVFPPLDFSQQPPAQELIARDLHGNEWKFRHIFRGQPKRHLLTTGWSVFVSAKRLVAGDSVLFIWNEKNQLLLGIRRANRPQPVMPSSVLSSDSMHLGLLAAAAHAAATNSRFTIFYNPRASPSEFVIPLAKYVKAVYHTRVSVGMRFRMLFETEESSVRRYMGTITGISDLDSVRWPNSHWRSVKVGWDESTAGERQPRVSLWEIEPLTTFPMYPSPFPLRLKRPWPPGMPSFHAGLKDDDFGLNSSLMWLRDTDRGLPSLNFPGIGVSPWMQPRLDPSMVNYQTDVYQAMAAAALQDMWTSDPSKQHPTSLLQFQQPQNFLNRTSPSVQTQILQQSQSQQSFPNSQEIPHPSQSQAQSITHFQQHLQHQHSFNNQNQHHLLQQQQQQQQSQQPQQQQSQQPQQQQQQLQQQQVVDHQQISSAVSSMSQFVSAPQSQSPPMQAISSLGHQQSFSDSNGNPVTNAIVSPLHSILGSFPQDETSHLLNLPRTSWVPVQPSTAWPPSKRVAVDPLLHSGASQCVLPQVEQLGQPQSTMAQNAITLPPFPSRECAIEGSTDPQNHLLFGVNIEPSSLLMHNGLSSLKGVSSNCGPPTIPFQSSNYLNTPSTDSSMNPGMTHNIGDSGFLQTSENGGQGNPPIKTFVKVYKSGSFGRSLDITKFTSYHELRGELARMFGLEGELEDPVRSGWQLVFVDQENDVLLLGDGPWPEFVNSVGCIKILSPQEVQQMGNNGLELLNSVPIQRLSSGMCDDYAGHEDPRSISTGITTVGSLNY